In one window of Maribacter sp. BPC-D8 DNA:
- the truA gene encoding tRNA pseudouridine(38-40) synthase TruA — protein MRFFIQFSYFGKAYHGWQYQPNAITVQEVLENGMSKLLNLPVSLMGAGRTDTGVHAKEMYAHFDIDTLENIPEYIFKLNSFLPNDIAVDRIFEVEDDAHARFHATARTYEYHIDKKKDPFSTDLAHFVKKELDVEQMNNAAALLLGKKDFECFSKSNTDVYTNICDLREAKWELKNDKLVFTITADRFLRNMVRAIVGTLINVGLGKYPADYVNTILKSKDRTKAGVSVPAKGLYLTSIVYPNTILKNG, from the coding sequence TTGAGATTCTTCATTCAATTTTCATACTTCGGTAAAGCTTATCATGGCTGGCAATATCAGCCCAATGCCATAACTGTTCAAGAAGTGCTTGAGAACGGCATGTCTAAACTCTTAAATTTGCCTGTTTCACTTATGGGTGCAGGTCGTACAGATACTGGTGTTCATGCAAAAGAAATGTACGCCCATTTCGATATTGATACCTTAGAGAATATACCTGAATATATTTTTAAATTAAATTCTTTCTTACCAAATGATATTGCGGTTGATCGAATTTTTGAGGTAGAAGATGATGCACATGCACGTTTTCATGCCACCGCAAGAACTTATGAATATCATATCGATAAAAAGAAAGACCCTTTTTCAACAGATTTAGCACATTTTGTAAAGAAGGAGCTAGACGTTGAACAAATGAATAATGCTGCGGCATTGCTGTTAGGTAAAAAAGATTTTGAATGTTTTTCAAAGTCAAATACAGATGTGTATACTAATATTTGCGACCTAAGAGAGGCAAAATGGGAGCTAAAAAATGATAAACTTGTTTTTACGATTACAGCAGACCGATTTCTGCGTAATATGGTAAGAGCCATTGTCGGAACATTAATTAATGTAGGATTGGGTAAATACCCTGCAGACTATGTTAATACCATATTAAAAAGCAAGGATAGAACAAAAGCAGGCGTTTCTGTTCCTGCAAAAGGACTATATTTGACCTCTATTGTTTACCCCAATACTATTTTAAAGAATGGATAA
- a CDS encoding metallophosphoesterase family protein yields MTKILLLSDTHSHIDDAILTHVKWADEVWHAGDIGSLEVTDAIAKLKPLKGVHGNIDDHIIQKEFPENNRFLCEGVDVFITHIGGYPPKYNMRTRDMIKENPPKLFICGHSHILKVMMDKKLGVLHMNPGACGKHGFHQVRTMLRFVIEGDNIKDLVVIELGKR; encoded by the coding sequence ATGACCAAAATCCTCTTACTTTCTGATACTCATTCGCATATTGACGATGCCATTTTAACGCATGTAAAATGGGCAGATGAAGTATGGCATGCAGGTGACATTGGATCTTTAGAAGTTACCGATGCCATTGCAAAATTAAAACCTTTAAAAGGAGTGCATGGTAATATTGACGACCATATTATTCAAAAAGAATTTCCAGAAAACAACCGATTTTTATGTGAAGGTGTTGATGTTTTTATAACGCATATAGGAGGATACCCACCTAAGTATAATATGAGAACCCGAGATATGATCAAAGAAAATCCGCCAAAATTATTCATTTGCGGACATTCACATATTCTTAAAGTAATGATGGATAAGAAATTGGGAGTATTACATATGAACCCTGGTGCTTGTGGCAAGCATGGCTTTCATCAAGTACGTACCATGTTACGTTTTGTGATAGAAGGTGATAATATCAAAGACCTTGTTGTAATCGAGTTAGGCAAAAGATAA
- a CDS encoding DUF4293 domain-containing protein, whose translation MIQRIQSLYLIVVAILTGILPFFFNLWIHIDGTEVFANNEMLISIAFYASTVLAIWAMVQFKNRKSQFVINRLNMILNVFLLGFFVYRSLNLSGETLVSEKGIGMLIPVFSIIFLVLANKAIKKDEDLVKSVDRLR comes from the coding sequence ATGATTCAAAGAATACAAAGCCTTTATTTGATAGTCGTAGCAATACTAACAGGTATTCTACCGTTCTTCTTTAACCTATGGATACATATCGATGGTACTGAAGTATTTGCAAATAATGAAATGCTTATTTCTATTGCCTTTTATGCTAGTACCGTTCTGGCAATATGGGCTATGGTACAATTTAAAAATAGAAAATCTCAGTTTGTAATAAACAGGCTGAACATGATATTGAATGTTTTTTTATTAGGATTTTTCGTTTACCGATCACTAAACTTATCCGGAGAGACTTTGGTTTCTGAGAAGGGTATTGGGATGTTGATTCCAGTATTTTCTATCATTTTTTTGGTTCTTGCTAACAAGGCTATAAAAAAGGATGAAGATCTTGTAAAATCTGTTGATCGCTTGCGTTAG
- the rho gene encoding transcription termination factor Rho, which yields MFEISDLKSKKLPELQEIAKGLKVPKFKTLKKLDLVYQILDLQAANPKVAAAIVPAATEEVSKPAEVKPKPKPKPRPRPRVEKNTNKETTAPEKVAAEKAAPAKVNVAKTENTQESDSKEPVEQKRPRPRPKAANQPNKKNSPQNNNHKNKPNPRPTHDKSNFDKDLKNRYKEPEYEFDSIIASEGVLDIMQDGYGFLRSSDYNYLSSPDDIYVSQSQIRLFGLKTGDTVLGNVRPPKEGEKYFPLIKVSKINGIDPQIVRDRVSFEHLTPLFPQEKFNLAERQSTISTRIIDLFSPIGKGQRGMIVSQPKSGKTMLLKDIANGIAANHPEVYQIILLIDERPEEVTDMQRNVRGEVVASTFDKEPTEHVRVANIVLEKAKRLVECGHDVVILLDSITRLARAYNTVQPASGKVLSGGVDANALHKPKRFFGAARNIENGGSLTIIATALTETGSKMDEVIFEEFKGTGNMELQLDRKIANRRIFPAIDLTSSSTRRDDMLLDEATLQRMWIMRKYLADMNPVEAMEFIEQRFKQTKNNEEFLMTMNK from the coding sequence ATGTTTGAGATTTCAGATTTAAAATCAAAAAAGCTACCTGAATTACAGGAAATTGCGAAAGGACTTAAGGTTCCTAAATTCAAAACCTTAAAAAAACTAGATTTAGTTTATCAGATTTTGGACTTACAAGCCGCCAATCCGAAAGTTGCTGCAGCAATCGTTCCTGCTGCGACTGAAGAAGTTAGCAAGCCTGCAGAAGTAAAACCAAAACCGAAGCCAAAACCAAGACCTAGACCTCGTGTTGAAAAAAATACGAACAAAGAAACTACTGCTCCTGAAAAAGTAGCAGCAGAAAAGGCGGCACCAGCTAAGGTTAATGTAGCTAAAACAGAAAACACACAAGAAAGTGATTCTAAGGAACCTGTTGAGCAAAAAAGACCAAGACCAAGACCAAAAGCTGCCAACCAGCCTAACAAAAAGAATTCGCCTCAGAATAACAATCATAAAAATAAGCCTAATCCGAGACCGACTCACGACAAAAGTAATTTTGACAAAGATTTAAAGAATAGGTATAAAGAACCTGAGTATGAGTTTGACTCTATTATTGCCAGTGAAGGTGTTTTAGATATCATGCAAGATGGATACGGATTCTTACGTTCTTCTGATTACAACTACTTATCATCACCTGATGATATTTATGTTTCTCAATCGCAAATACGTCTTTTCGGATTAAAAACCGGAGATACAGTATTAGGTAATGTAAGACCACCTAAAGAAGGAGAAAAGTATTTTCCACTTATTAAGGTGAGCAAAATTAACGGTATAGACCCACAAATAGTTCGTGACCGTGTGTCATTTGAGCATTTGACTCCGTTATTCCCACAAGAAAAATTTAATTTGGCAGAACGCCAAAGTACGATATCAACACGTATTATTGATTTGTTCTCTCCGATAGGAAAAGGACAGAGAGGTATGATCGTATCTCAACCAAAGTCTGGTAAAACCATGCTTTTAAAAGATATCGCCAACGGTATTGCTGCAAACCACCCAGAAGTTTATCAAATTATATTATTAATTGATGAACGACCAGAAGAGGTTACCGACATGCAACGTAATGTACGCGGCGAGGTTGTAGCTTCAACTTTTGATAAAGAACCAACAGAGCACGTACGCGTAGCTAATATCGTTTTAGAAAAAGCTAAGCGTTTGGTAGAATGTGGTCATGATGTTGTAATTCTTTTAGATTCAATTACACGTTTGGCAAGAGCATACAACACAGTACAACCAGCATCTGGTAAAGTATTAAGTGGTGGTGTTGATGCCAACGCATTACACAAGCCTAAAAGATTCTTTGGTGCTGCCCGAAATATTGAAAATGGCGGCTCTCTTACCATTATTGCTACTGCGTTAACAGAAACTGGCTCTAAAATGGACGAAGTTATCTTTGAAGAATTTAAAGGTACCGGTAACATGGAACTTCAATTGGATCGTAAGATTGCAAACAGAAGAATTTTTCCTGCTATTGACCTTACATCTTCTAGTACACGTAGAGACGACATGCTATTGGATGAAGCGACACTACAACGTATGTGGATCATGCGTAAGTACCTTGCAGACATGAACCCAGTAGAAGCGATGGAATTTATTGAACAACGCTTTAAACAAACTAAAAACAACGAAGAGTTCTTAATGACCATGAATAAGTAG
- the rpsT gene encoding 30S ribosomal protein S20, which translates to MANHKSALKRIRRNEAVRLRNRYQHKTTRNAIKRLRSEESKKDAEALFPSVVSMIDRLAKRNIIHDNKAANIKSKLAKHVAAL; encoded by the coding sequence ATGGCAAATCACAAGTCGGCATTAAAGAGAATCAGAAGAAACGAAGCAGTTCGTTTACGAAACAGATATCAGCATAAAACTACACGTAATGCTATAAAAAGATTACGTTCAGAAGAATCTAAGAAAGATGCAGAGGCTCTTTTTCCAAGTGTTGTTAGTATGATCGATCGTTTAGCAAAACGTAATATCATACATGATAATAAAGCTGCCAACATAAAAAGTAAGTTAGCTAAGCACGTAGCTGCACTATAA